A window of Dickeya zeae NCPPB 2538 contains these coding sequences:
- a CDS encoding methionine synthase translates to MKTLLPTSTAGSLPKPSWLAEPEKLWSPWKLQNEELIEGKKDALSLSLFDQLRAGIDIVSDGEQTRQHFVTTFIEHLSGVDFEKREVVKIRNRYDANVPTVVGAVARQKPVFVEDAKFLRQLTRQPIKWALPGPMTMIDTLYDNHYKSREKLAWEFAKILNQEAKELEAAGVDIIQFDEPAFNVFFDEVNDWGIATLEKAIEGLKCETAVHICYGYGIKANTDWKKTLGSEWRQYEEAFPKLQTSAIDIISLECHNSRVPMDLLELIRGKKVMVGAIDVATNTIETPEDVADTLRKALQFVDADKLYPSTNCGMAPLSRRVAIGKLNALSAGADIVRREILAK, encoded by the coding sequence ATGAAAACATTGCTACCCACCTCGACTGCGGGCAGTTTACCCAAACCCTCTTGGCTCGCAGAGCCTGAGAAACTGTGGTCTCCGTGGAAATTACAGAACGAAGAGTTGATTGAAGGGAAAAAAGACGCCCTGAGTTTGTCGCTGTTTGATCAACTGCGGGCGGGTATTGATATTGTCAGCGATGGCGAACAAACACGCCAACACTTTGTCACCACGTTTATTGAGCACCTGAGCGGTGTGGATTTTGAGAAACGTGAAGTCGTTAAAATTCGTAATCGCTATGATGCGAACGTACCAACAGTGGTCGGTGCGGTGGCGCGCCAAAAACCCGTTTTTGTTGAAGATGCCAAATTCTTACGTCAACTCACCCGGCAACCCATTAAATGGGCATTGCCGGGGCCGATGACGATGATCGATACACTCTATGATAACCACTATAAAAGCCGCGAAAAGCTCGCCTGGGAATTTGCCAAAATACTCAATCAGGAAGCGAAAGAATTAGAGGCCGCAGGTGTTGATATCATCCAGTTTGATGAACCGGCATTTAATGTTTTCTTTGATGAAGTGAATGACTGGGGGATCGCCACGTTAGAAAAAGCCATTGAAGGGCTGAAATGTGAAACGGCTGTACATATTTGCTATGGCTATGGCATCAAGGCCAATACCGACTGGAAAAAAACGCTAGGGTCAGAATGGCGGCAATATGAAGAAGCGTTTCCGAAACTGCAAACATCGGCTATCGATATCATCTCACTGGAATGTCACAACTCGCGTGTTCCCATGGATCTGCTGGAACTGATTCGCGGTAAAAAAGTCATGGTAGGTGCTATTGATGTGGCAACCAATACCATTGAAACACCAGAGGACGTCGCCGATACGCTACGAAAAGCACTTCAGTTTGTGGATGCCGATAAGCTCTATCCTTCTACCAACTGTGGTATGGCTCCCTTATCTCGTCGGGTCGCTATAGGCAAACTCAATGCATTAAGCGCAGGCGCAGATATCGTCCGCAGAGAGATTCTGGCTAAATAA
- a CDS encoding DUF1852 domain-containing protein, whose amino-acid sequence MTTNFTFTIKSSCFDENYNPSENTRITTNFANLARGTSRQENLRNTLVMIDNRFNTLAHWDNPKGDRYSVELEIISVDLHLANNDGTFPAIEILKTNIIDKKTNQRIEGIVGNNFSSYVRDYDFSVLLLEHNNNRSEFSVPDNFGDLHGNIFKHFVNSQEYKGNFKKSPVICLSVSSKDIYHRTGNQHPVLGIEYQPNGSSLTEQYFEKMGLQVRYFMPQHSVAPLAFYFSGDLLSDYTDLELISTISTMETFQKIYRPEIYNANSAAGQYYQPNLNNQDHSLTKIVYDREERSQLAIKQGKFTEEHFIKPYKHILEQWSAHYAR is encoded by the coding sequence ATGACTACAAATTTTACATTTACGATTAAGAGCAGTTGCTTCGATGAGAACTATAACCCCTCCGAAAACACACGCATCACCACCAACTTTGCGAATTTGGCCAGGGGAACGAGCCGCCAGGAGAACTTACGCAACACATTGGTGATGATTGATAATCGCTTCAATACATTGGCGCATTGGGATAACCCCAAAGGCGATCGTTATTCTGTCGAACTTGAAATCATTTCTGTTGACCTGCATCTTGCCAATAATGACGGCACCTTCCCGGCCATTGAAATATTGAAAACAAACATTATTGATAAAAAAACGAATCAACGGATTGAAGGTATTGTAGGCAATAACTTCTCTTCTTATGTGCGAGATTATGATTTTAGTGTGTTGTTATTAGAACATAACAATAATCGTTCTGAATTTAGCGTTCCAGATAACTTTGGCGATTTGCATGGGAATATATTTAAGCATTTCGTCAACTCACAGGAATACAAAGGTAATTTTAAAAAATCACCTGTAATATGCTTAAGTGTTTCCAGCAAAGATATCTATCATCGCACTGGAAACCAGCATCCTGTCTTGGGTATCGAATACCAACCGAATGGTTCTTCTTTGACCGAACAGTATTTCGAAAAAATGGGGTTACAGGTTCGCTATTTTATGCCGCAACATAGCGTTGCGCCTTTGGCCTTCTATTTTTCTGGTGACTTACTGAGTGATTATACTGATCTTGAGCTTATCAGTACCATCAGCACAATGGAGACTTTCCAAAAAATTTACCGACCTGAGATTTACAATGCTAACTCTGCCGCGGGGCAATACTATCAACCCAACCTGAATAACCAGGATCACTCATTAACAAAGATTGTTTATGATCGGGAAGAACGCAGCCAGTTAGCGATTAAACAAGGAAAGTTTACTGAAGAGCACTTCATCAAACCATACAAACATATTCTTGAACAATGGTCTGCCCATTACGCGCGTTGA
- the pptA gene encoding tautomerase PptA, producing the protein MPHVAIKYFPRNLPETVKQDLANDISDLLKKYLNAEDKSISVALTEVTPDRWKDTVYDIEIGPELDNLTKKPGYSM; encoded by the coding sequence ATGCCACATGTTGCCATCAAGTATTTTCCCCGCAATCTGCCAGAAACCGTCAAACAGGATTTGGCAAACGATATCAGCGACCTGCTCAAGAAGTACCTGAACGCGGAAGACAAGTCTATCTCGGTGGCGCTAACCGAAGTCACGCCAGATCGCTGGAAAGACACCGTTTACGATATCGAAATCGGTCCAGAACTGGATAACCTCACCAAAAAACCGGGCTATTCGATGTAA